The nucleotide window CGAAACAGCGCCCGCTCGTCACCTCTGACCATACCGTGATAATGGAACTGATAAATCCAGCCTTTACCCAGACGGTAGGGGGTGGCAGTCAGGCCCAGCAGACGCAGTTGGGGGTTGCTCTGGCGTAAATGGGCGAGGATTTGCTGGTACTGGCTATCATCGGCATCGCTGATACGGTGACATTCATCCACGATCAGCAGCGTAAACTCGCCATCAAACTGCGCCAGATTGCGTGCAACGGACTGGACGCTGCCGAAGACCACCTTGCTACGGCTCTCTTTACGCTGCAAACCGGCGGCGAAGATATCCGCCTCCAGCCCGTAAGCCTGATATTTGCTGTGATTCTGCGCCACCAGCTCTTTGACATGAGCCAGCACCAGCACCCGTCCGCGGGCCAGCCGGGCCAGCTCGGCAATCACCAGGCTTTTGCCCGCGCCGGTAGGCAGCACGATGACGGCGGGCTGGTGGGAGCGACGAAAGTAGCTGAGCGTGGCATCAACCGCTTCCTGCTGATAGGGACGTAGCGTAAATGACATGAGTAGGCAATCTGCGAGCAAAACCGCATTATGCCATGAAAGCAGAATTCGTGCGCTTCACCCTCTGTGCCTGAGCGCTAACTCCCTATATACTGTGAGTTCATTTCGAGACTCTCTCTCTCTAAACGTGCCCGTTACAGGTGCGTCGGTTTTCATTTTCAACTCAAACAGGCAGTGCAGATTTAATGCGACTTGATAAATTTTTATCTCAGCAACTGGAAGTCAGCCGGGCGATTGCTCTTCGTGAGCTGCGGGCTCGTAAAGTCACCGTTGATGGGGAAGTGGTCAGGGAAGGCGCCTTTAAGCTGAAACCTGACAACCAGGTTGAGTACGACGGCAATCCTCTGCATCTGCAGTTTGGTCCCCGCTACTTTATGCTGAACAAACCTCAGGGCTATGTCTGTTCTACAGAGGATCCCGATCATCCTACCGTGCTCTTTTTCCTGGAAGAGCCTACCGCCTATAAACTGCACGCCGCAGGGCGGTTGGATATCGACACCACCGGCCTGGTGCTGATGACCGACGACGGTCAATGGTCCCACCGCATTACCTCGCCACGTCATCATTGTGAAAAAACGTACCTGGTCACGCTGGAGTCTCCGGTCGCAGAGGATACGGCAGAGAAATTTACCGCCGGGGTGCAGCTGCATAACGAGAAAGATCTGACCAAACCGGCCACTCTGGAAGTGATTAGCGAGAATCAGGTGCGCCTGACCATCAGCGAAGGGCGCTATCACCAGGTGAAGCGGATGTTTGCCGCCGTGGGTAACCACGTGGTGGCTCTGCATCGTGAACGGATCGGCACTATTGTGCTGGACGAAGAGATGGAGCCGGGTGAATACCGTGCGCTGACGGCGGAAGAGATCGCCAGCGTGGTCGTTCCCCGTTAGTGGCAGACTAATACTTAGGAAGTGAGGAGCAATGAGGGTGCGCAAGGACAAGAACTCATCAGTGGGACTGGTGGTGATCCTCGGCCTGTTGGCCATGTTAATGCCGTTATCGATTGATATGTATCTGCCTGCGCTACCGCAAATTGCCCGCGAGTTCGGCGTGTCGGCAGGCAGCGTGCAGATGACGCTGAACCTCTACATTCTGGGGTTTGCGCTGGGCCAGCTGGTGTACGGTCCTCTTGCTGACAGCTTTGGCCGCAAGCCGGTGATTGCCGTGGGAACGCTGGTATTTGCCGTGGCTGCCGCAGCCTGCGCGATGTCGCAAACCATCGATCAGCTGATCTTTATGCGCCTGCTGCACGGCCTGTCGGCAGCGGCGGGCAGCGTGGTGATCAGTGCGCTGATGCGTGACAGCTACTCGAAAGAGGAGTTTTCACGCATGATGTCCTTTGTGATGCTGGTTACCACCATTGCGCCGCTGCTGGCGCCGATAGTGGGCGGTTGGCTGCTGCTGCTCTGGAGCTGGCACGCCATTTTCTGGGCCATTTCCGGCGCGGCCGTGGTCACTACGGTGCTGGTGGTCACCCAGATCAAAGAGACGCTGCCCCGCGACAAGCGGCAGAAGTTTCACCTGCGCACCACGCTGGGCAATTTCCTCTCCCTGTTCCGCCACAAGCGGGTCTTCAGCTACATGCTGGCCAGCGGCTTCTCCTTTGCCGGGCTCTTCTCCTTCCTGAATGCCGGGCCGTTTGTTTACATTGAACTGAACCATATCAGCCCGCAGGACTTTGGTTACTACTTTGCGCTTAACGTGGTGTTTTTGTTCCTGATGACGCTGCTTAACAGTCGCTCAGTTCGCCGCTTCGGCCCGCTGGCGATGTTCCGTTTCGGTCTGCTGATACAGTTCACCATGGGCGTCTGGATGGTGATCGTCAGCGCCTTCAATCTTGGATTCCTGCCGCTGGTGTTTGGCGTGGCGATGTTTATCGGCTGCGTGGCCATGGTCTCATCGAATGCGATGGCAGTGATCCTGGAAGAGTTTCCGCATATGGCGGGCACCGCCTCCTCGCTGGCCGGTACGCTGCGGTTTGGCGTCGGCGCGCTGGTCGGCGCGCTGCTCTCCACGCTGTCGTTTAACAGCGCATGGCCAATGGTAGGGTCGATATTTATCTGCTCGACCTTCTCTATTTTGCTGTTTATCTACGCCACGCGCCCGCGTAAAGCAGCCTCACCCTGAGTGACTTTGTGCGCCTGGCGGTTCAGGCGCACAACGTTTTCCACTGTGGCAAAACTTCTTTCTGCAATTTTGCCTTCAACGTTTCTTCTCTGCCTTCCTCTCTTCATATCCATAACTCCCCTCTGCTTACTTCAACCATTTGTCCGGGATGTTCTGCCATGAATAACCCTCAGCAAAAGTATTGTTATTTATTTGTAAAAATAACCGATGGAAAAGTTACCGTCTTGCAACAAATCAGTTGTTATTCCGCCCCTGACGCGGTAAATATAACGTTAAAATGAGAGATACTTCTCAAAATCAGCCCTGTAAGAGAGGGAAGAACAAAGTCATTACGGGTCCTGATGATGCTGATAAAAGCAGGTTTGCGTAGCTGAAGAGGGACCGATACCGGTCTGGGGAGTTTGGGTGAATACGTTACAACATTCTGTGGTACATCGTTTACCGCAAAGCTACCGATGGGGAGCGGGACCCGCTGGCAGCAGCGTCGAACCGCTGGTGATAAATAACCTCTCTGCCGATGACGATCTGATTGGCCTTACGCTGCTCAGCCATGAGGGCGACCAGGCATGGGAGATCATGGGCATGATCCAGGATGCGCTGGCGGAAATTCAGATTGAGTGTGCCGTAGTGGAGTGCGCAGGCGAACCCTGCCTGTTTGTGACTCGTCAGGATGAGAGTGCGACTACCTGTCGGCTGAAAAACTTTGGGGTGGGCATCGCCGAACCCTTTCAGGATGCTTCTGCCTGACCTTATCTGGTCAGGCAAGAGAGAGTAGCTGCCGGGTATATTCTGCTCGGGGCGCAGCAAACAACGCTTCACACTCACCTTGTTCCACCACTTCTCCCTCCCGCAGCACCACCACCTGATGGCATAGCGAACGCACCACCTTCAAATCATGGCTGATAAAAATGTAGGCCAGGCGATGAGTTTGCTGAAGCTTCAGCAACAGCGCCAGGATCTGCTTCTGTACCGAGCGGTCAAGGGAAGAGGTTGGTTCATCCAGAATAATCAGCTGGGGTTGCAGAATAAGCGCGCGGGCAATGGCGATGCGCTGACGCTGTCCGCCCGAAAACTCAGCCGGATAACGGTGCCGGGTATCCGCATCAAGACCGACCTCCTGCATCGCCTCTTTCACTTTCGCCTCACGCGCTGCCGCATCCAGACTGGGATGATGCACCTGCAGACCTTCAGCGATAATCTGCAGCACGCTCAGCCGGGGATTCAGCGAAGAATTAGGATCCTGGAAAACAACCTGCACCTGACGGCGAACCGGCAACATTTTGCGGCGGTCCCACAGGTGCAGCGGCTGGTCACGAAACCAGATTTCACCTTCTGAGGCAATCAGCCGCAGCAACGCCAGGCCGGTGGTGCTTTTCCCGGAACCGGACTCGCCGACCAGACCCAGACTTTCCCCTGGCCGCAGCGTAAAGCTCAGCGATTTCAGCGCATGATGGTAACCGCCGATCCGCCGCAGAAATCCCTGTTTCAGGGGAAAGGCGACCCGAAGATCTTTAACCTGCAGCAAAGGCGGCGCTTCGCTGTCTGCCGGGGCAGGGCGCCCTTCGGGTTCAGCATTAAGCAGCGCCTGCGTGTAGGCGTGAGCAGGCGCACTGAACAGCTTCGCGGTGATATTGCTCTCCACCGCCTGGCCGTTCCGCATAACTACCACGCTGTCAGCCAGTTGACGCACGATATTGAGATTATGGGTGATAAACAGCAGCCCCATATTCATCTCCTGCTTTAACTCTTTCAGCAGCGTCAAAATTTGTGCCTGCACGGTCACGTCCAGCGCCGTGGTGGGTTCGTCGGCGATCAGCAGTTCAGGCTGAGTCAGCAGCGCCATCGCAATCATCACGCGCTGACGCTCGCCGCCGGAAAGCTGATGCGGGAAATCCTTCAGGCGTCTGGCGGCCTGACGGATCCCTACCCGATCCAGGCAGGTCAGCATCTCTGCCCGGGCCGCCTCTTTACGCATGCCCCGATGCAGCGACAGCACTTCATAGAGCTGCTTTTCGATGCTGTGCAGCGGATTAAGCGACACCATCGGCTCCTGAAAGATCATCGCCATGCGGTTACCGCGCAGGCCGCGTAGCGTTTGTTCATTCGCTTGCAGAACATCCTGACCGGAAAACAGGATCTTGCCCTGTGGATAGTTAACAGGCGGCGAGGGCAACAACCGCATCATCGACAGCGCCGTGACGCTTTTCCCGGAACCGGACTCTCCTACCAGCGCCAGAGTTTCACCGGCATCAACAGAAAGCGACAGATCGTTGACTACCAGACGCTCCACGTCGCCCTGACGAAAGGCGATGCTCAGATTATTTACGCTCAGCAATGCCATCAGTACACCTTACTGGGATCAAAGGCGTCACGAACCGCTTCGCCGATAAAAATGAGCAGCGACAGCAGGATCGCCAGTGAGAAGAAGGCGGTGATCCCCAGCCAGGGCGCCTGCAGGTTATTTTTCCCCTGCAGCAGGAGTTCGCCTAATGAAGGCGACCCCAGCGGCAACCCGAAGCCGAGGAAATCGAGCGAGGTCAGGGTGGTGATTGAACCGCATAAAATAAACGGCAGGTAGGTCAGGGTGGCAACCATGGCGTTGGGCAGCATATGACGGGACATAATCTTACTGTCGCTGACGCCAAGCGCCTGCGCCGCACGAATATAGTCGAAGTTGCGGGTACGCAGGAATTCAGCTCTGACCACGCCCACCAGCTGCATCCAGCCAAAAGCGACCGTGATCGCCAGCAGCCACCAGAAACCGGGCTGGATAACGCTCGACAGCAGAATGATCAAAAACAGGGTCGGCATGCCGGACCAGACTTCAATAAATCGCTGGCCCCAGAGATCCACCCTGCCGCCGTAATAGCCCTGCGAGGCGCCGACCACAATGCCGATCAGGCTTGAGGCCAGCGTCAGCATCAGGCCAAAAATCAGCGAAATACGCGTACCGTATAGAATACGCGCCAGCACATCGCCGCCGTTGGCATCGGTGCCCAGCCAGTTCTGGGTCGAAGGAGGGGAAGGGAAGGGGACCGCGGTGGCAAAATTGATCGTGCCATCACCAAAGCGCACAGGCGCCCAGATTGCCCAGCCCTCTTTATCCAGGCGCGATTTCAGCCAGGGATCCTGATAATCCGCCGCCGTGGCTAAAGCGCCGCCGAAGTCGGTTTCATCGTAATCCACCAGCAGTGGAAAATAGGTGCGGTCGTGATAGTGCACCAGCAGCGGCTTGTCGTTGGCTATCAGCTCGGCACCCAGGCAGAGCAGAAACAGAACGGCAAAAATCCAGAGCGACCAGTAACCACGGCGGTTATGGCGGAATCGGGCCCAGCGCGCCTGATTAACGGGGCTTAAGCGGCTCATCAGCGTCCCTCAAAATCGATGCGCGGATCGACCAGCGTATAGGTGATATCGCTCAGGATATTCAGCAGCAGGCCAATCAGCGTGAAAATATAGAGCGTGCCAAACATCACCGGATAATCGCGCTGGATGGTGGCGTCATAGCCCAGCAGTCCCAGGCCGTTCAGGGAGAACATCACCTCTATCAGCAGCGAACCGGTAAAAAACATGCTGATAAAGGTTGCCGGGAAGCCGGCAATCACCAGCAGCATGGCGTTGCGGAACACATGGCGATAGAGGATTTTTTTCTCATCCAGCCCTTTGGCGCGGGCGGTCACCACGTACTGTTTGCGGATCTCATCCATAAATGAGTTTTTAGTCAGCATAGTGAGCGTGGCGAAGCCGCCCACCACCGTGGCGATAACCGGCAGAGTGATATGCCACAGATAATCGGTAATTTTGCCGTACCAGGGCAGGGAGTCGAACTGGGCAGAGACCAGCCCTCGCAACGGGAACCAGTCCAGATAACTGCCGCCGGCAAACAGCACAATCAGCAGAATACCAAACAGGAAAGAGGGGATGGCATAGCCGGTAATAATCAGCGAGCTGCTCCAGATATCAAAGGCGCTGCCGTTACGCACCGCTTTTTTAATGCCCAGCGGAATTGAAACCAGATAGATTATCAGCGTACTCCACAGCCCCA belongs to Erwinia pyri and includes:
- the rsuA gene encoding 16S rRNA pseudouridine(516) synthase RsuA; amino-acid sequence: MRLDKFLSQQLEVSRAIALRELRARKVTVDGEVVREGAFKLKPDNQVEYDGNPLHLQFGPRYFMLNKPQGYVCSTEDPDHPTVLFFLEEPTAYKLHAAGRLDIDTTGLVLMTDDGQWSHRITSPRHHCEKTYLVTLESPVAEDTAEKFTAGVQLHNEKDLTKPATLEVISENQVRLTISEGRYHQVKRMFAAVGNHVVALHRERIGTIVLDEEMEPGEYRALTAEEIASVVVPR
- a CDS encoding Bcr/CflA family multidrug efflux MFS transporter, giving the protein MRKDKNSSVGLVVILGLLAMLMPLSIDMYLPALPQIAREFGVSAGSVQMTLNLYILGFALGQLVYGPLADSFGRKPVIAVGTLVFAVAAAACAMSQTIDQLIFMRLLHGLSAAAGSVVISALMRDSYSKEEFSRMMSFVMLVTTIAPLLAPIVGGWLLLLWSWHAIFWAISGAAVVTTVLVVTQIKETLPRDKRQKFHLRTTLGNFLSLFRHKRVFSYMLASGFSFAGLFSFLNAGPFVYIELNHISPQDFGYYFALNVVFLFLMTLLNSRSVRRFGPLAMFRFGLLIQFTMGVWMVIVSAFNLGFLPLVFGVAMFIGCVAMVSSNAMAVILEEFPHMAGTASSLAGTLRFGVGALVGALLSTLSFNSAWPMVGSIFICSTFSILLFIYATRPRKAASP
- a CDS encoding YejG family protein, producing the protein MNTLQHSVVHRLPQSYRWGAGPAGSSVEPLVINNLSADDDLIGLTLLSHEGDQAWEIMGMIQDALAEIQIECAVVECAGEPCLFVTRQDESATTCRLKNFGVGIAEPFQDASA
- the yejF gene encoding microcin C ABC transporter ATP-binding protein YejF, giving the protein MALLSVNNLSIAFRQGDVERLVVNDLSLSVDAGETLALVGESGSGKSVTALSMMRLLPSPPVNYPQGKILFSGQDVLQANEQTLRGLRGNRMAMIFQEPMVSLNPLHSIEKQLYEVLSLHRGMRKEAARAEMLTCLDRVGIRQAARRLKDFPHQLSGGERQRVMIAMALLTQPELLIADEPTTALDVTVQAQILTLLKELKQEMNMGLLFITHNLNIVRQLADSVVVMRNGQAVESNITAKLFSAPAHAYTQALLNAEPEGRPAPADSEAPPLLQVKDLRVAFPLKQGFLRRIGGYHHALKSLSFTLRPGESLGLVGESGSGKSTTGLALLRLIASEGEIWFRDQPLHLWDRRKMLPVRRQVQVVFQDPNSSLNPRLSVLQIIAEGLQVHHPSLDAAAREAKVKEAMQEVGLDADTRHRYPAEFSGGQRQRIAIARALILQPQLIILDEPTSSLDRSVQKQILALLLKLQQTHRLAYIFISHDLKVVRSLCHQVVVLREGEVVEQGECEALFAAPRAEYTRQLLSLA
- a CDS encoding microcin C ABC transporter permease, encoding MSRLSPVNQARWARFRHNRRGYWSLWIFAVLFLLCLGAELIANDKPLLVHYHDRTYFPLLVDYDETDFGGALATAADYQDPWLKSRLDKEGWAIWAPVRFGDGTINFATAVPFPSPPSTQNWLGTDANGGDVLARILYGTRISLIFGLMLTLASSLIGIVVGASQGYYGGRVDLWGQRFIEVWSGMPTLFLIILLSSVIQPGFWWLLAITVAFGWMQLVGVVRAEFLRTRNFDYIRAAQALGVSDSKIMSRHMLPNAMVATLTYLPFILCGSITTLTSLDFLGFGLPLGSPSLGELLLQGKNNLQAPWLGITAFFSLAILLSLLIFIGEAVRDAFDPSKVY
- a CDS encoding microcin C ABC transporter permease YejB — its product is MGAYLLRRVLLVIPTLWAIITINFFIVQIAPGGPVDQALANIEFGQTTGMPGGGSGGEAQARTRLNASPADSQYRGSRGLDPEVIAEITKRYGFDKPLHERYFTMLWNYLRFDFGDSLFRSSSVIQLIKESLPVSVTLGLWSTLIIYLVSIPLGIKKAVRNGSAFDIWSSSLIITGYAIPSFLFGILLIVLFAGGSYLDWFPLRGLVSAQFDSLPWYGKITDYLWHITLPVIATVVGGFATLTMLTKNSFMDEIRKQYVVTARAKGLDEKKILYRHVFRNAMLLVIAGFPATFISMFFTGSLLIEVMFSLNGLGLLGYDATIQRDYPVMFGTLYIFTLIGLLLNILSDITYTLVDPRIDFEGR